The Vicinamibacterales bacterium genomic interval TTCCTGTACCGATCGACTTGGTGAGGAGCAGTGCATCGCCCGCATGCGCGCCGGCGTTGGTCCACATTCGCGCCGGATCGACCGCGCCCGTCACGGCATACCCGAACTTGATCTCCCGGTCTCGGACCGTGTGCCCGCCGAGAAGCGCGACGCCGGCCTCGTGCAGGGCATCGAGACCTCCGCGGAAGATCTGGCGGATGGTTTCCACGTCCAGGCCGGCCTCCGGAAAGGCGGCAATCGCCAAGGCCGTGACCGGGCGTCCCCCCATCGCGTAGATGTCGCTCAGCGCGTTGGCGGCGGCGATCGTGCCGTAGGTGTACGGGTCGTCGACGATGGGCGTGAAGAAGTCGACAGTCTGGACCAGCGCTGGCCCCCCTTCCCACGCGTACACACCGGCATCGTCAGACGTCCTGTAGTCGACGAGGACGCGCGGGTCGTTCAGCGGAGGTAGGTCGCCCAGCACCTGGGCGAGCTCGCCGGCGGCGAGTTTGCTCGCTCAACCGGCGCAGCTCACCATTTCGGTGAGGCGCTTCTGTCCGTCAGCCATGGCGAGAATCATACCTGTGCCGGACGGGCGTTCGACGCCGGCGTCCGAGGCGCCGCCCGGTGAAGCGAACGGGTTCGCGAACCGGTGCCGCAGAGCCGGCAGCTGGGGAGCCGGTCGGTCTCAGCGCTGCGTGTCCGTGAGGTACTCGTAGAGGCGCTGGAGTTCTTCTTCCGACGAGAAGCCGATCACGACGTGACCGCCTTTGCCCTTCCTGACGATCTCGACGCGGGCGCCGAGCGCGCGGTGGAGCGTTTCTTCGGCGGCCTTCGTGTGGACGTCCTTCGGCGGCCGGGCGGTCCGCGGTGTGCTCGACGCCGGGCCGCGTTTCACCAGAGACTCGGTCTCTCGAACGGACAGGTTTCGGGACGTGACCTCGCGGGCGATGCGGCGCTGATCGGCGTCGGACTCGAGCGCGACGATCGCGCGGGCGTGGCCCATCGACAGAGCGCCCGAAGCGACGTCGGCCTGGACCTCGGCTGGCAGCTTCAGGAGGCGTATCGTGTTCGCGATGGTGGAGCGGTCCTTCCCGACACGCGTGGCGATGTCGTCGTGCGTCAGGTTGAACTCGCGGCTCAACCGCTGATACGCCGCGGCGGCTTCGATCGGATTCAGGTCCTCGCGCTGGAGGTTTTCGATGAGCGCCCACTCGAGGAGTTGCGATCGATTCGCGGTGGGTGCGGACTTGATGACGACCGGAACGCGTGTCAGACCCGCGCGCTGAGCGGCGCGCCAGCGCCGTTCGCCAGCAATGATCTGGTAGCGGTCGCTGCCGACCTGGCGGACGACGATCGGCTGGATGATGCCGCTGGCGGCGATGGACTTGGAGAGCTGGTCGAGCGCCGCGTCGTCGATGTGCTGACGTGGTTGATACTCACTCGGTTCGATGCGATCGACGTCGAGTTCGAGCGCCGCCGCTGCGGGCGCGGGCGCGGGCACGTCGGGAATGAGGGCGCTGAGCCCCTTGCCGAGAGCGGGTCGCTTTTCCATGGTCGTGCCTATGCCGCCGTCGGGCGCAGGGAGCGCTCGACGACCTCTCGTGCCAGGGCGATGTACGCCTCCGCGCCCCGGGATCTGGCGTCGTAGACGACGCCCGGGACTCCATGGCTTGGCGCTTCGCCGAGTTTGATGTTTCGTGGAATGACGGTCGCGAAGACCTTGTCCTTGAAGAACTCCCTGACGTCGCGGGCGACCTGCTGGCCGAGGTTTGTCCGCTCGTCGTACATCGTGAGGAGGACGCCCTCGATATCGAGCGAGGGGTTGTAGGCGCCTCGCACCCGGCGTAGCGTGCCCACGAGGTCGGCCAGACCCTCGAGTGCGAAGAACTCGCAGTGCAGGGGGATCAGAACACCGTCGGCCGCGACCAAGCCGTTCAGTGTGAGCAGGCCCAGGGACGGCGGGCAGTCGATCACGATGAACTCGAATCGTCCGCGGAGTCCGTCGACCAGGTCCTTGAGCCGGCGCTCCCGGTCGGACAGCGAAATGAGCTCGATCTCGGCACCGGTCAGGTCTCGCGTTGCCGGAATGAGGGCGAGGCGGTCCACCGAGGTGCCCATCACGTATTGCGAGGGCGGTCCCATCGGGTCGGTGGTCAGCGCGTGGTAGACGGTGGGGGCCTCGAGCGCCCGCTGCTTGAGGCCGAGGCCGCTGGTGGCGTTGCCCTGGGGATCGAGGTCGAGCAGAAGGGTTGAGTGCCCGGCCAGGGCGAGACCTGCGGCGAGATTGATGGCGGTTGTGGTCTTGCCGACGCCGCCCTTTTGATTCGTGACGGCGATGACACGCGCTTGTTGTGTCATATGACCAATATCAATGGAAGAGTTCAATACGGTACCGCGCCATCGCGCTCAGGTCAACACCGTTTCACGTGGAACTGAGCGGCAGGGCCCTCTTTTCCACTACGACCGCGTAGGTCCGAACGGGGAGCGGAAGGGCGTGCGCAGCTACGCGAAATAGTGGTGGAGGAACACCGGCGGTCTCTGGACTTGCGGCGAGATTGATGATCTGCCCGCCAGGGCGAACGAAAGCCTGGAGACCGTTCCAGACGGTGGGCTCCAGCCGTACGGCCCTCACCGTCATGACGTCGAAGGACTCGTGCATATCCGGTCGAGCCAGCAGCTCTTCGAAACGGCTGTTCTCGACATTGGCGTCCGTGAGAGCGAGGCGACGAGCCACTTGCCGAAGGAAGGCACATTTTCGGACCTTGACCTCAACCATCGTCAATTGAAGGTCCCGTCGCGCAAGCTTGATGGGGATCGCTGGCGATCCGCCCCCTGACCCGATGTCCATCAAGCGATGAGCGGATGGCGCGATCAGCTTGGCGGTCAGGACCGGCTCGATCAGCAGCCGATCCATCGCTTGATCTGCGCCCTCGCCCTCCAAAGGAAGAGCAGTGAGATTGAGCCGGCGGTTCCAACGCGCGAGCTCTGAATAGTAAGTCTCGAGATTCTCCAGAAGCGGAGAGTTCACGTCCAGCCCGGCGTGATGAGCCCTTCTGAGTATCCGATCTCGCAATCGCCTGGCGCTCACGACCCCGATGATAGCTCGCGGTTCCCGGCGGATCGGCAGACCAAGGCATTCAGCAGCGCGGTGGCGGCCGCGGTCATTCCGGGGATGCGGCTTGCTTGGCCGATCGATTCAGGACGGATGTCCTCCAGACGCTCGATCACCTCAGTCGAGAGACCTGAAAGGCCTCGGTAGCTGAACCACGCCGGGATCGGCCGATCCGCCGAGGCGAGCGAACGTCGCGCCTCAGCTATCTGGCGTCGGATGTACCCGTCGTACTTCACGTCAGCGTCGAGCGAATCGAGATCGGCATGATGCTCACGTTCCAGCCGAACTCCGCCGTCTATCAACGCCCGCGTTGAGATTTCCGGCCGCTTCAGAGCCTCCGAGGCAGGGATCCTCTGGCCACTGACGGTGGTGAACGTGCTGGTGCTCAGCACGGTCCGGTTTCTGTCCAGTCGGTCGCGCCGACGACAAAACGCATCCCAACGGCCGTCGTCCACCAGGCCGATCGCCCGGCCTCGCGGCGTCACTCGGAGGTCCGCATTGTCGGCTCGAAGCCGCAATCTGAACTCGGCTCTCGACGTAAACAGGCGATATGGCTCAAGGCAGCCGCGGTTGATGAGGTCGTCGACCATGACGCCAAGGTAGCCTTCGGCGCGCGAGACGACGAATGGTGCCTGGCGGTGGACGAGCCTGGAGGCGTTGATTCCGGCCAGCAGCCCCTGACCCGCAGCTTCTTCGTAGCCAGACGTTCCGTTGATCTGCCCTGCCAGGAAGAGGCCGGGTACCCGCTTCGTTTCAAGTGACGCCGACAGCTCCGTCGGTTGGACGAAGTCGTATTCCACGGCATAGCCGGGGCGCAGGATCTCCGAGGACCCCAGTCCGGGCAGGGATTGGACAATGTCCCGCTGGACC includes:
- the selD gene encoding selenide, water dikinase SelD: MADGQKRLTEMVSCAGUASKLAAGELAQVLGDLPPLNDPRVLVDYRTSDDAGVYAWEGGPALVQTVDFFTPIVDDPYTYGTIAAANALSDIYAMGGRPVTALAIAAFPEAGLDVETIRQIFRGGLDALHEAGVALLGGHTVRDREIKFGYAVTGAVDPARMWTNAGAHAGDALLLTKSIGTGIVGTAIKFGRASEAVVDAAVRSMRTLNKAAAEALSQTPIHGCTDITGFGLVGHAVEMATASGVTLRLEAASIPLLPGVADMAAANRSGGLASNRDHFAELARLASPDAERLADVLFDPQTSGGLLVAVEPAFVEQARTALENAGVPVARIGTVEARSDRPVMIR
- a CDS encoding ParB/RepB/Spo0J family partition protein, whose translation is MEKRPALGKGLSALIPDVPAPAPAAAALELDVDRIEPSEYQPRQHIDDAALDQLSKSIAASGIIQPIVVRQVGSDRYQIIAGERRWRAAQRAGLTRVPVVIKSAPTANRSQLLEWALIENLQREDLNPIEAAAAYQRLSREFNLTHDDIATRVGKDRSTIANTIRLLKLPAEVQADVASGALSMGHARAIVALESDADQRRIAREVTSRNLSVRETESLVKRGPASSTPRTARPPKDVHTKAAEETLHRALGARVEIVRKGKGGHVVIGFSSEEELQRLYEYLTDTQR
- a CDS encoding ParA family protein, yielding MNSSIDIGHMTQQARVIAVTNQKGGVGKTTTAINLAAGLALAGHSTLLLDLDPQGNATSGLGLKQRALEAPTVYHALTTDPMGPPSQYVMGTSVDRLALIPATRDLTGAEIELISLSDRERRLKDLVDGLRGRFEFIVIDCPPSLGLLTLNGLVAADGVLIPLHCEFFALEGLADLVGTLRRVRGAYNPSLDIEGVLLTMYDERTNLGQQVARDVREFFKDKVFATVIPRNIKLGEAPSHGVPGVVYDARSRGAEAYIALAREVVERSLRPTAA
- the rsmG gene encoding 16S rRNA (guanine(527)-N(7))-methyltransferase RsmG, with translation MSARRLRDRILRRAHHAGLDVNSPLLENLETYYSELARWNRRLNLTALPLEGEGADQAMDRLLIEPVLTAKLIAPSAHRLMDIGSGGGSPAIPIKLARRDLQLTMVEVKVRKCAFLRQVARRLALTDANVENSRFEELLARPDMHESFDVMTVRAVRLEPTVWNGLQAFVRPGGQIINLAASPETAGVPPPLFRVAAHALPLPVRTYAVVVEKRALPLSST